A segment of the Aureliella helgolandensis genome:
ACCAGGCATCCAGGACGGAGGCATACACTTGCCGAAAATCGAACTGGTGCTGTAAATCGCCATCGTGCAGATCGACCAGATTCGGGGGATCTCCGGTCACACCCGCCCGCACGCCGCCACCGCACAGAAACATGGGGCCCGCCGCACCATGGTCGGTCCCGGCACTCGCATTCTCAGCCACGCGCCGGCCAAATTCGCTAAAGGTCATCACGCAGACTCGGTCTGCATGGGAATGAGCGTCGAGATCGCGGATCAAGGCGCTGACCGCATCGCTCCACTCGCGCAGAAGGATTTCATGGGTCGCTGGTTGTTGTGCATGCGTGTCAAAACCATCCAACTGTACATAGTAGACTCGTGTCTGGAGCCCAGCATCAATCAACTGTGCGATCACTTGTAATTTTTTACCCAATTCACTCTCGGGGTAGGTCACCTCGCTGTGATAGCTTTCCGCCGCTTCAGCGACGCGTTGGCTAGCCACCAATGCTGAGGTTGTACTCGCCTGCAGGAAGCTCAGCAAAGCATTGGAATCCGTTTCCTGCCGTTTTGATGGAATCTGGCTGTCGAGCAATTTGCGCAATGCGTCTCGATTGGCACCTTGAAGTTGAAATTCAGCCAGCTCTCGAACGGTTGGAACGCGAACACGTTGGGACACGACCGCAAAGGGTTGTTGCTCACGACCCAAATGCAGCGCGGGGACATCTCCACCAGCGGACTCCTGCAGCGTGTCCAACAAGCGTCCCAGCCAACCGTCGGGACGCGGTTGGTCCTTGCGGCGGCAGGTGTGCCAAATATCCATCGATTCAAAATGCGAACGATTGGGCTGGTCGTAGCCCACCCCTTGAATAATCGCCAATTGTCCAGCCTCGTAGAGGTTCCCCATGCCGGACATCGCGGGATGCAATCCAAGGTCGTTACCACATGGAATAACGGAAGATTTCTCGATCGCCAACTTGGGACGGGCCCGCCGGTACTCTTCGTCTGTATAGGGGATCACGGTGTTTAGACCATCGTTTCCTCCCGATAGTTGAACCACCACCAGAATCCGCTCATCGCGAGTATTTCCACGTTGAGCAGCTTCGGCAAAGCAGGCTGGAACCGCAGCGCCAATGCCAACAGCCGTCGCGCCACCCAGAGAGGACTTCAAGAAGCGACGCCGGGATGAATTGATTGAAATGTGCATGGTTTAACCTAATTGGCATTCCGGTAGGGAGGTGACGGCGTGCAGCAGGGCGCGAAGCTTCAGTTCTTTCCCTCCCGAGGATCGCTCGTACGATTGTAGCAATTGGTGCTGCGTTGCATCGCTCAAGGGGATAGCCAGCAAGCAGCGGCTCAAGTATTCGATCGTTTGCCGCGGAGTCCCAATTTGTCGTGCCTCCAGATAGTCGCTGAAGCTCATGCCGGCGAATCGAGTTGAGTCATCCGCTAAAACTTTGGAGATAAGATTGGCACGTCCCAATAACGTGGAAGAATTAATCCACGTGCGTCCGCCATCCCATCCCTTAACATTGGGTGGGTAGAACAAGCCCTGGCCAAGTTCCAGCAAGCCGGATGCGAGGGTTTGAGTATTGGTGGTGGCGCTCAGACAACGGAGAGAGCCGAGGATGAGCTCTACTGGAGAGCGGATTTTCCGCCCCATCGCGTGCTGGGAAAAGAATAGATTGCTGCTCAGGAGTTGCTGCAACACAGGGGCAATTCGCAGCCCCTGTTCTCGAAAGGTGTTCGCTAAGGGTTGCAGCAACTCATCCGCAGGCGCGGGTTCGTCGCTGATAAAGAAGCGATACCACTTGCGAACGAGAAATAATTCGAGTTGTGGTTGTTCCAAGACAATTTCAATTCCGTCTTCGCCATCGAATGCACCGCTTTGTCCCAGGATCGATTTCGTCCCGGAGTCCTGTTGGTACCTGTTTTTGCGGAAACGCTTATTCTTGACCTCCCACCCGGTAAAGCATCGGGCAAGTTCTTGAATATCGGATTCACTGTAGTTTCCTTCGCCCAGGCAAAAGAGCTCCATCAACTCTCGAGCGAAATTCTCGTTGGGGTGTGCCTTGCGATTCACCGCGGAATCGAGGTAGATCAGCATGGCTGGATCTTTGGAAATCCGTTGCACCAATTCACTGAATTCTCCGAGCGCGTGCTCCCGCAAAAATTGATTCTGATTCCACATCATGCGGGCATTTTGTACCTTTTCTGCGCTGGTTGCAAAATGGCCATGCCAAAATAGAGTCATCTTTTCCAGAAGCTGGTTGGGCGTATACAGAAAGCGATAGACCCAAGCGGCAGACAGTTGCCGCGGATCTCCACCCGCCATGACTGTTTCGGCCAGCAGGTTTGCAGTTGCCCGGAAGTCGCTCTCTTCGGTGTTCTGCGCCAGCAATTCTTGGACGATGACTACGGGCGGACGCTGCCGTGCGTCAATCAGCACGTTGTGGTCAGCGCCCAGGCCGGCGCGGCGAAAGAGATGTGCCGCCCTCGCATCATCCCACGGGATTTTCGAGCTCGGTTCGAAAGGGGACCAAGCCCATTCAGGATCAATGCGTTGCATGCTCAGGGATTCGCTCATTGGACCTGCTCCACGTTGAACTGGATTTCTGCATCCAGAGTTAGCTGCGCCTCCGACACTTTAAGAGAGACCTGCGCGTCACGGAGGAAGGTGAGGAGATCGAGCAAGAGTCCAATCTCTCCTTCGGCTGCTTCGCGAGGCTGCCCTTTTTCGAGCATGCTGTTGGCAATTAACTGCTGTTTGTTCGCCTGCAAGACCTCGTGCAATGCCCCCGCTTCCAAGATGACTGCAGTGTTCATTGCCGTCTCCTGCGACCGCCGCTCTGCTGAGAGGTTGGGGGCCAAACCCACCAATTCTCGTGCCAAGGCTGTCGTGCTGGAGAAGATGATCCGCTCGCCAGCAAAGGCTAGCGTCGGTGAGAAATTGAAATTGATGGGAGCACGCTGGCTCTCACGCTCCTCGTGCTCCGGTACGTAGGTCGCAGTGATCAATTGAGCCGCGTCTTGGACTTCCATCCCTAGGTCGAGTTGGGGTTGACCGTTCATGGCCCCTGTAATGTTGAGAAAGCCGATGAAACTCTGAAAGACCCTGCGGAGGGAGGGAGTCGTTTCGGTGGAATCTCGCATGCGAAACTGAATCGCAAATGCCGGCAATTGGATTGCTGGTTTGGGAAGAGTGTCGGTGAAGTCTTGGGTGCTGCCCACGATCTGGAGCGAACTTCGAAATGCACCCAGAATGTCTTCGCCAAA
Coding sequences within it:
- a CDS encoding DUF1800 domain-containing protein, with protein sequence MSESLSMQRIDPEWAWSPFEPSSKIPWDDARAAHLFRRAGLGADHNVLIDARQRPPVVIVQELLAQNTEESDFRATANLLAETVMAGGDPRQLSAAWVYRFLYTPNQLLEKMTLFWHGHFATSAEKVQNARMMWNQNQFLREHALGEFSELVQRISKDPAMLIYLDSAVNRKAHPNENFARELMELFCLGEGNYSESDIQELARCFTGWEVKNKRFRKNRYQQDSGTKSILGQSGAFDGEDGIEIVLEQPQLELFLVRKWYRFFISDEPAPADELLQPLANTFREQGLRIAPVLQQLLSSNLFFSQHAMGRKIRSPVELILGSLRCLSATTNTQTLASGLLELGQGLFYPPNVKGWDGGRTWINSSTLLGRANLISKVLADDSTRFAGMSFSDYLEARQIGTPRQTIEYLSRCLLAIPLSDATQHQLLQSYERSSGGKELKLRALLHAVTSLPECQLG
- a CDS encoding DUF1501 domain-containing protein, which gives rise to MHISINSSRRRFLKSSLGGATAVGIGAAVPACFAEAAQRGNTRDERILVVVQLSGGNDGLNTVIPYTDEEYRRARPKLAIEKSSVIPCGNDLGLHPAMSGMGNLYEAGQLAIIQGVGYDQPNRSHFESMDIWHTCRRKDQPRPDGWLGRLLDTLQESAGGDVPALHLGREQQPFAVVSQRVRVPTVRELAEFQLQGANRDALRKLLDSQIPSKRQETDSNALLSFLQASTTSALVASQRVAEAAESYHSEVTYPESELGKKLQVIAQLIDAGLQTRVYYVQLDGFDTHAQQPATHEILLREWSDAVSALIRDLDAHSHADRVCVMTFSEFGRRVAENASAGTDHGAAGPMFLCGGGVRAGVTGDPPNLVDLHDGDLQHQFDFRQVYASVLDAWFRTAPGPIVGEGYDPLNLFM